In Hirundo rustica isolate bHirRus1 chromosome 2, bHirRus1.pri.v3, whole genome shotgun sequence, one genomic interval encodes:
- the GPR34 gene encoding probable G-protein coupled receptor 34 — translation MMDATSAGLPTIGPHKEEFWSNRSNLAINASESHNDASCSLDDNNSLSLALIVFYSIVFVVGLVGNITALFAFLCVHQKRNSIQVYLLNVAVADLLLIFCLPFRILYHATNRWMFGQIFCKVVGTLFYTNMYISIVLLGLISLDRYIKINKSVKRPKMLTTTRSVQICWTVWAIALTGFIVVVAPSFLNTEVTNSTKCFHYRSKQNAEKTEAILNYITVLIFWIVFFLLILSYVKIAKNLLKISRRRANFPNAGKYTQTARNSFIVLIIFTICFVPYHMFRVVYITSQLQSPSCYWTEIIHTCNEVMLIFSSFNSCLDPVMYFLMSRSVRKTVFQLICRKLHGESSLNLESTSDIKLGQYAQERLSTTTPYSSYSRKKSII, via the coding sequence ATGATGGATGCAACTTCAGCTGGTTTACCAACCATTGGTCCACACAAGGAAGAATTCTGGAGCAATCGAAGCAACCTGGCCATAAACGCCTCAGAAAGTCACAACGATGCCAGCTGTTCCTTGGATGACAACAACTCACTGTCACTCGCTTTGATAGTTTTTTACTCCATCGTTTTTGTCGTTGGATTGGTTGGAAATATTACAGCCCTGTTTGCTTTCCTGTGCGTTCATCAGAAAAGGAATTCCATCCAAGTCTACTTGCTGAACGTGGCTGTTGCAGACCTTCTGCTGAtcttctgccttcccttccGGATACTCTATCACGCCACCAACCGCTGGATGTTCGGGCAGATTTTCTGCAAGGTTGTGGGAACTCTGTTTTACACCAACATGTACATTAGCATAGTACTGTTGGGACTAATTAGTCTGGATCGTTATATAAAGATAAATAAGTCTGTGAAGCGTCCAAAGATGTTGACCACTACCCGGAGCGTGCAGATTTGTTGGACCGTGTGGGCCATTGCACTGACAGGATTTATAGTGGTAGTTGCACCATCTTTCCTAAATACTGAGGTCACCAACTCTACCAAGTGCTTTCATTACCGAAGCAAACAGAACGCAGAGAAGACAGAAGCGATTTTAAATTATATCACTGTACTGATTTTTTGGatagtttttttccttttgatacTTTCCTATGTTAAAATTGCCAAGAATCTTCTGAAAATTTCGAGGAGAAGGGCAAATTTTCCCAATGCAGGAAAATACACCCAGACAGCAAGAAACTCCTTCATTGTCCTCATAATTTTCACCATCTGTTTTGTGCCTTATCACATGTTCCGGGTTGTCTATATCACATCACAGCTGCAATCCCCATCCTGTTACTGGACAGAAATCATTCACACGTGCAATGAGGTGATGCTCATATTTTCATCATTTAACAGCTGCCTAGACCCAGTTATGTATTTCCTAATGTCCAGGAGTGTCCGTAAGACTGTATTCCAACTGATTTGCAGAAAACTTCATGGAGAGTCAAGCCTAAACCTGGAAAGCACTTCAGACATAAAACTTGGCCAATATGCTCAAGAGCGATTATCTACCACCACTCCTTACTCCAGCTACTCAAGGAAGAAGTCTATTATTTGA
- the GPR82 gene encoding probable G-protein coupled receptor 82 translates to MNNTSCLQPSPATTVALPIIYSCLLPAGIFGNVLAAWIFSRKAPTRRTQYIYLANLVTANLLVCSTMPFLAAYFADGHRWPYGSLACGVAHNLGALVMHVSMYVTITILCSIALSQYATLKKSSGTQCSPALPGSFHGRLLQNFRRPKFAKYLCVVIWLTVLCVTATAITYNVQHRVSAEFPTCYNIRVEAGERPAMIAASLATGCFFLSFMTVLWSYYSLTRHLSRIQKNTCIGEKHLIYRTVKRNILIIQIILTVCFLPYHIFRPVFYVLLRENDCPRLNYLVEIKNFLTCLAAAKSSLDPVITFLLDKTFKKSLYGLFTKSTPEHQKRNNGIFIEMGRNMERFS, encoded by the coding sequence ATGAACAATACATCATGTCTTCAGCCATCGCCAGCTACCACTGTAGCTCTCCCCATCATCTactcctgcctgctccccgCTGGAATCTTCGGGAACGTTCTGGCCGCCTGGATATTCTCACGGAAAGCGCCCACCCGAAGGACGCAGTACATTTACCTGGCCAACCTCGTGACCGCCAATCTGCTGGTTTGCAGCACCATGCCCTTCCTGGCTGCCTACTTTGCGGACGGGCACCGCTGGCCCTACGGCTCGCTGGCGTGCGGGGTCGCCCATAACCTGGGCGCCCTGGTGATGCACGTCAGCATGTACGTGACCATCACCATCCTGTGCTCCATCGCCCTCAGCCAGTACGCCACGCTGAAGAAGAGCAGCGGCACACAgtgctccccagctctcccaggaagCTTCCACGGGCGCCTGCTGCAGAACTTCCGGCGGCCCAAGTTCGCGAAATATTTGTGCGTCGTTATCTGGCTGACCGTGCTCTGCGTAACAGCCACAGCCATCACGTACAACGTCCAGCACAGGGTTTCAGCAGAGTTCCCCACGTGCTACAACATCAGGGTGGAAGCTGGTGAACGTCCTGCAATGATTGCAGCTTCCCTTGCCACTGGGtgctttttcctgtcttttatgACCGTTTTGTGGTCGTACTATTCTCTTACCAGACATCTGAGCAGAATACAAAAAAACACCTGTATTGGAGAAAAACATCTAATTTACAGGACAGTCAAAAGAAACATTCTCATCATCCAGATAATATTAACTGTCTGCTTTCTTCCATATCATATTTTTAGGCCGGTGTTCTATGTGCTGCTTAGAGAAAATGACTGTCCAAGGTTAAACTATCTagtggaaattaaaaatttccttACTTGTCTTGCTGCTGCTAAAAGCAGTTTAGATCCAGTTATAACCTTTCTGTTAGataaaacatttaagaaaagtCTTTATGGCCTGTTTACAAAATCCACACCAGAACATCAAAAACGCAACAATGGTATTTTCATTGAAATGGGAAGGAATATGGAAAGATTTTCTTAg